In Deinococcus arcticus, the genomic stretch TCGTGCCTCCGTTCCTGCCACTCTCGGTACACCTCGGCGACCGCGTGCTGCACGTCCTCCGCCGCTAGACCGTGACGGCCCAGAAGGGTACGCACGTGCGCGGGCAGGAAGTCCTCGTGGCGCAGGAAACTGACGAGCAGCTCCGGATCGGGGTCCGTGCCCCAGTGCCGACCCTCGAACACCTGGAACAGCCGGCGCTTTTCCGGCTCGCGGATCAGTGTCTGACTGACCGCGTACCCCACGTACTTCCAGGCACCCTTGCCGCCCGAAGCGGTCGGCAGGTACCCGCGGGAGCGCAGGTATGCCGCCCACACCTGCCAGAGCGGCTCTTCACCTTCGGCGCCGGTGCTCATGTGCTTGGGACGTTTGATCTGCCCGTTGGTGGGCTCGGTGCCCAGCGCGTCGTTCAGGCGCGTGAAGTAGTCGCGTTCACTGATGCTCTGCTCCGCGTCGCTGTCCATACGCGCCGCGACAAGCACCAGGACGCCCAGGAACGCGGCGCCTTGTGGCCGACCCTGCTTGTCAAGTCCCCGCACCATTTCCGGGAACACGCAGCCGTCCTTGACCAGCGCCGTCCGGACGGCGGCGAGGTAGTCGGCCGACCAGTCGAGCTGTGGGGCCTCGCCCCAGAACTGCTCTCCGATCTGCTGCAGGGTGCGGTCGCTGACATTGAGGTAGATGGTGCTGCCGACGGGCGCGCCGTAGGTAAAGAATTCGATCAGCGCATCGTTCCATTGTCTGTACGTAGGCAAAGCGCGCCCCCTCTCGGATATTGGAGTTAAAACTGAAATCGCTTTCGTTTCTAGTGCGTTGATCGTCACAATCTTCTTGCAGAGCGTCACAGGTTCCGACCTTCAGTCGGCGCTGACCGGTCATGTGGGAAGCGCGAACGCTCCACGGGTTTCCGCGCACTCCAAACTTGTCGGGCCCTTTGTGCGCCTCAACCGTGATTCACAGCTCCGGCTCGACGGCCAGAAAGGTCTGGAACGACTGCCGGCTCCACCACACCGTGCTGTTCCGCCAGGACTGTTTGGCGTCGCGGCTCAGGTACTCCATGCGGAACTGCACGGCGTTGAAGTCAGGGTCACGCCCTTCGGGATCGTCGATGTAGTTGGAGGACCAGCCTTCTTGCGGCTTGATGGTGACCTGCCGCTCAAGTTCATCCACCTTCAGGCGAATCAGGGCCCGCGCGTAGACCTCTCCCACCGCCTGGCCGCCCTCATCCGAGGCGAAGCACGTGGCCTTGAGCATGTAGAGGTTGCTGGGCACATCATCGGCCGGGCAGGAAATGACCCGGAGGACGCCGTCCTGCGTCAGGGCCACTTTCAGGCGCTCGAGGATACGGCCGGCACTGGCCTCTTTGTTGCGTTGCTCGAAGCGGGTTTCCATTGCCGTCGTGAATTCCAGCACCTTGAAACACCCGACCGGGAGGGTCACGCCAGCGATCAGCAGGCCGCCGAAGACCAGCGCAGCTTTCTCGATGGGCATGCCGCTTGGGCGCGCCGGCCGGGGAGGCCCCGCCGAGACTGAAAGGCTGGGTGCCGGTTCAGCTGCCGTGCCAGGTGGGGGAGACGCCGTCCGGTTCCGCCAGAGTGGGAACCCGACGGCCCAGACCGCGCCCAGGGCCGCCAGGGCCATGGCGACGTAGCCTGACGTCCTGATCGTGTCCAGGAGGCGCGCAATGCTCGCCGCAGCCTCCGGATCACCATTGTCGTTGAAGCCGCCGATGAACAGCACGGCAAACCAGGCGATCGTGAGGGCCGGCAGGGCCAGAAGACCAAGGACGGTTACTAGGCACCCGGCGGGATGAACACGCATGACCGCACGGTACGGCATGGGTGGGCGGCCATGAACCGCATGTCAGCACCATCCTCGCGGGCGGTGGTACAGGCGGGCGCAGTTGCCCCACTGCACTTCAGCGCTTTTCCTGCCTGGTCTGGTCCCTCATGGTGCAACTGTGAGAGTCGAGGGACCAGACCTGTGAGTTCCTACCTTGACCGTCACACCTCTGGGCGCGTGAAGCCAGGCCACGACTCATCAGGTGTTCCGCCCACTGGCCACACCGTGAACGACCAGCGCCGGAAGGCACAGGTCACAGCCCGGCCCACGCGGCAGGTATGGCCTGCGGCCGCAGGCAAAACCGGGCATACTGCGCCCAATGGCCGAATTTCTGCAGACCGAAGCCTTCCATCTCGCCGGTGAGCAGGGCGAGCAGCGGGTCTTCGAGGCCGTGAAAGCCGCCTTTCAGGACCGTGAGGCGCTGGGCTGGTGGCGCTACCCGCTGGTCAGCGAGACGACCGTCCGCGAGCCGGACATTCTGGTGATCGATCCGGAGTTGGGCGTGATCGTCATTGAGGTCAAAAGCCTCCACTTGCCTGACATCGCGGCCGTCAGCGGCTACCGCTGGCAGTTGGCCCGTCCGTACTTCGGGAAAACCGAGATCAATCCCTACGAGCAGGCCAAGGCTCAGCTGCAGGTGATCATGCGCACCCTGCGCGGCCGGCCGGGCCTCGACCGCGTGCCGGGGCGGGTGATCGTGGCCACGCCGCTGATTACCCGTGACGAGTGGGACGACGCGCCATTCAACACCCTCATCGGCGACACGCCCCTCTTGCACGGCGATCAGCTCACGCCCGCCCGCCTGATGAAGGCCCTGGAACGCACGCCCCTTGTCGCGCAGGGCCAGCCGCTCGATGAGGCGCAGTGGGCCGCGCTGCAGCGCGCATTCGGCACGAGTGGCAATATTCCGAAACCGAAGGGGGAACCGGCCCCAGCCGCGCCCCAGACCCGCTCAGCCCTGGTGCAGGCGGTGCGCGCAGCTGAGCGGCCCCTGGACCTCCAGCAGGAACGCATTGCCAAGACCGTACCGCCCGGTCCGCAGCGCATCCGTGGCCTCGCTGGGAGCGGCAAGACTGTTCTGCTGGCCCAGAAGGCCGCCAACATGCACCTCAAGCATCCAGAGTGGGGCATCGCCCTGGTGTTTTTCAGCCGCTCGCTCTACGACCAGATCACCGGGCAGGTGGATCACTGGCTGCGCCTGCATTCGGGTGGGGACACCCGGCTCGCGGACGCCAAGCACAAGCTGCGCATTCTGCACGCCTGGGGCTCCCGGGACCAGCCGGGCTTCTACCGGGTGCTGGCGGACCACGCGGGCATCCGGCCGCTCACGGTCGCGGAGACGCCGTACGGGTACCAGGCGGCCAAGAACCTCATCTACTGCGCCCATGACCTGCTGCAGAAGGCCGAGGATCAGCAGGCCAGTCTGGAGTTTTTCGACGCCATCCTGATCGATGAGGGGCAAGACCTCGTGACGGAAGCGCCGGAACTGCGGTATGCCGAGCGACAGGCGTTCTATTGGCTCGCGCACCGCGCGCTGCGGCCGGTCCCGGCCGAACCCA encodes the following:
- a CDS encoding ATP-binding domain-containing protein, whose translation is MAEFLQTEAFHLAGEQGEQRVFEAVKAAFQDREALGWWRYPLVSETTVREPDILVIDPELGVIVIEVKSLHLPDIAAVSGYRWQLARPYFGKTEINPYEQAKAQLQVIMRTLRGRPGLDRVPGRVIVATPLITRDEWDDAPFNTLIGDTPLLHGDQLTPARLMKALERTPLVAQGQPLDEAQWAALQRAFGTSGNIPKPKGEPAPAAPQTRSALVQAVRAAERPLDLQQERIAKTVPPGPQRIRGLAGSGKTVLLAQKAANMHLKHPEWGIALVFFSRSLYDQITGQVDHWLRLHSGGDTRLADAKHKLRILHAWGSRDQPGFYRVLADHAGIRPLTVAETPYGYQAAKNLIYCAHDLLQKAEDQQASLEFFDAILIDEGQDLVTEAPELRYAERQAFYWLAHRALRPVPAEPTLFELDTPAPALKRLIWAYDEAQSLDSLMIPNTKTLFGDSWQDVFGSGATYKGGIGKSEVMRVSYRTPGPILVAAHALGMGLLRAGGMLSGPTRKEDWDRLGYEVQGRFNSKEPVTLHRPAANSPHPLQTLTGEPLVTFEHHPDREAEVASLVRQIQRDLHEGLAPSRQILVITVGRWAVDVQGAAAGALRRAGIPYYVPAASGVNRQGDNKEPNRFWHDGAVTVTTVHRAKGNEADVVYVLGLDQVGLDEQDLAVRNQLFTAMSRSRGWLHLSGAGMAGTPFEQEVRAVLASGDTLRFVPHVPRRRTDDEDVFLS